The Cucurbita pepo subsp. pepo cultivar mu-cu-16 chromosome LG08, ASM280686v2, whole genome shotgun sequence genome contains a region encoding:
- the LOC111799703 gene encoding membrane magnesium transporter: MGVGFVVGVFGVLILAHAAYSTIQYRSLLKIMQEEFSGPPFNVAIELVLGLVLSMWAALTVPGKFLSINPESEENRIVSLPANLDFMVFNHRGKLFSQQLDLKLKH, from the exons ATGGGAGTGGGTTTCGTGGTCGGCGTCTTCGGAGTTCTAATTCTGGCTCATGCTGCTTATTCAACCATCCAAT ATCGGAGTTTATTGAAGATCATGCAGGAAGAGTTTTCAGGACCTCCGTTTAAT GTGGCAATCGAATTGGTTCTAGGGTTGGTATTGTCCATGTGGGCTGCGCTCACCGTGCCTGGGAAGTTTCTCTCGATTAATCCAGAATCCGAGGAGAATAG GATAGTTTCTCTTCCTGCCAATCTAGATTTCATGGTCTTCAACCACCGAGGCAAATTATTTTCCCAGCAACTGGATTTGAAGCTGAAACATTGA
- the LOC111800902 gene encoding TSL-kinase interacting protein 1 isoform X1, with product MQTDSILSSNSETHLLSETIIAHVGDQGIAASTPDRVIEPLPAKRPTRQWAAWTREEEESFFTALRQVGKNFEKITCHVQSKNKDQVRHYYYRLVRRMNKLLAPGLCLDAKNSKDTNAAMLRWWSLLEKYSCKASKLHLKPRRFKIFVEALEHQLLKDRKKTVRKRPLQGENCPPPMPNAVSNQSRALGHDGRAVKLVLVDTQNIPKLGHRKTASRCNVNVGINRGNNGGYPTVLKPSRPRRKSEGVSSAAYKKWEKAAIAGVSLVADAAEHLERTITNRDVLHNQNTVGEKNSDPAGSPLLLLAPLQPNSLIDVANTKLKLQLFPVDDGTRRALELDKHNPHLELTLSTRKKISSVLEHLSRKWGNSSAAHGALMLFPYSMQKKCLAECQRWTQDSFESAGDVYAAIGRPQVFRLRYGWCSNTEHGSPELQTSVPAYCIQDDHIIDARDIDGRIVDLASINDQPVGLNKDEVGTLNDNMSTPTVPNETERFICGRLDDLPRSSDPTLNISWDKKDVADRTFIRRSDDVDDLKLSNETSLSAGEWADSLTNINIGDLLSGVSQDVDPNCIDTPLAEGIQCLQQIPFSCDSFDAAIAAHISRQQDKTVSQPTLASHVSSIWDAEETCDAFSFQKNPVILQEVPSSSPFSSLQGYKHIARTYSMESSHMAEELLSDSPPEDHNQGDPMDECQSDPQISETKDLNELADIYWPDSLGPLDLDLPSTNKYHSEDLILGDSLSSLNRLIASSLDAFQNCSFFGLDKKESSTFNS from the exons atgcAGACAGATTCAATACTCTCCTCCAACTCGGAGACACATCTTCTTTCGGAGACTATCATTGCTCATGTTGGAGATCAGGGCATTGCAGCATCAACTCCTGATCGTGTCATAGAACCCCTGCCTG CCAAAAGGCCTACTCGACAATGGGCTGCTTGGACACGTGAAGAGGAGGAAAGTTTCTTCACTGCATTACGGCAAGTTGGAAAG aattttgaaaagatcACTTGCCATGTCCAAAGCAAAAACAAGGACCAG GTCAGACACTACTATTACCGTCTAGTGAGGCGTATGAATAAGCTGTTGGCTCCTGGATTATGTCTGGATGCAAAAAATTCCAAGGATACTAATGCTGCAATGCTCAGATG GTGGTCATTACTGGAAAAATACAGTTGCAAAGCTTCAAAGCTTCACCTGAAACCCCGACGTTTTAAGATTTTTGTTGAAGCCTTG GAGCATCAACTTTTGAAAGATCGGAAGAAGACTGTAAGAAAACGTCCATTGCAGGGAGAAAACTGCCCTCCACCCATGCCAAATGCTGTCTCTAATCAGAGTAGAGCTTTAGGGCATGACGGGCGTGCAGTTAAATTAGTCTTAGTTGACACTCAAAACATTCCAAAATTGGGCCATAGGAAAACTGCATCAAGATGCAATGTGAATGTTGGTATTAACCGTGGAAACAACGGTGGATATCCCACAGTCCTTAAACCATCAAGGCCGAGAAGAAAATCAG AAGGTGTATCATCAGCTGCAtataaaaaatgggaaaaagcTGCAATAGCAGGCGTTTCTTTGGTTGCTGATGCTGCCGAGCATTTAGAGCGCACTATTACAAACAGAGATGTTTTACATAATCAAAATACTGTAG GGGAAAAGAATTCTGATCCTGCTGGGAGCCCCTTGCTGCTTTTGGCTCCTCTTCAGCCAAATTCCTTGATTGATGTTGCCAATACAAAGCTGAAGCTTCAGCTATTCCCAGTTGATGATGGTACTCGTAGAGCCTTGGAATTG GACAAACACAATCCACACTTGGAGCTCACTCTTAGTACTCGCAAGAAAATCTCATCAGTTTTAGAGCATCTAAGTCGCAAATGGGGTAATTCAAGTGCTGCTCATGGAGCGCTTATGCTTTTTCCTTACAGTATGCAGAAAAAATGCCTGGCAGAATGTCAGAGATGGACACAGGACTCCTTTGAGAGTGCGGGTGACGTCTATGCAGCAATAGGAAGGCCTCAAGTTTTTCGTTtaag GTATGGTTGGTGTTCCAATACAGAACATGGGTCTCCTGAATTACAGACATCCGTGCCAGCATACTGCATTCAAGATGATCATATTATAGATGCCAGGGATATCGACGGACGGATTGTGGATTTAGCATCAATCAATGATCAACCTGTAGGTCTTAATAAGGATGAAGTAGGTACATTGAATGATAATATGTCAACTCCTACTGTGCCCAATGAGACAGAAAGGTTCATATGTGGACGTCTGGATGATCTTCCAAGGTCCTCTGATCCTACTTTAAACATATCATGGGATAAAAAAGATGTTGCTGATAGAACCTTCATCCGACGATCTGATGATGTg GATGACCTGAAGTTAAGCAATGAAACTTCCTTATCAGCCGGAGAGTGGGCTGACAGCCTTACAAATATAAACATTGGAGACCTACTCTCAGGAGTTTCTCAGGATGTGGATCCCAACTGCATTGACACACCTCTTGCGGAAGGCATCCAGTGTCTTCAACAGATCCCATTCAGCTGTGATTCATTTGATGCTGCAATTGCTGCTCATATATCCAGACAGCAAGACAAGACAGTTTCTCAACCAACTTTGGCGTCTCATGTATCCTCCATATGGGACGCTGAAGAGACATGCGATGCCTTCTCATTTCAAAAGAATCCAGTTATCCTTCAAGAGGTTCCTAGTTCATCCCCTTTCTCTTCTTTACAAGGTTACAAACATATTGCTCGAACCTACTCCATGGAATCCAGCCACATGGCCGAG GAATTACTATCAGACAGCCCTCCAGAAGATCACAATCAAGGAGACCCGATGGACGAGTGTCAGTCTGATCCACAGATCTCGGAGACAAAAGATCTCAATGAGCTAGCTGACATCTATTGG CCTGATTCTCTAGGCCcgttggatttggatttgccATCTACTAACAAGTACCATAGCGAAGATCTAATTTTAGGCGATAGCCTTAGCAGCTTGAACCGTTTGATAGCAAGCAGCTTGGATGCATTTCAAAATTGCTCCTTTTTCGGTTTGGACAAGAAGGAATCATCAACATTCAACAGCTGA
- the LOC111800902 gene encoding TSL-kinase interacting protein 1 isoform X2, with product MQTDSILSSNSETHLLSETIIAHVGDQGIAASTPDRVIEPLPAKRPTRQWAAWTREEEESFFTALRQVGKNFEKITCHVQSKNKDQVRHYYYRLVRRMNKLLAPGLCLDAKNSKDTNAAMLRWWSLLEKYSCKASKLHLKPRRFKIFVEALEHQLLKDRKKTVRKRPLQGENCPPPMPNAVSNQSRALGHDGRAVKLVLVDTQNIPKLGHRKTASRCNVNVGINRGNNGGYPTVLKPSRPRRKSGVSSAAYKKWEKAAIAGVSLVADAAEHLERTITNRDVLHNQNTVGEKNSDPAGSPLLLLAPLQPNSLIDVANTKLKLQLFPVDDGTRRALELDKHNPHLELTLSTRKKISSVLEHLSRKWGNSSAAHGALMLFPYSMQKKCLAECQRWTQDSFESAGDVYAAIGRPQVFRLRYGWCSNTEHGSPELQTSVPAYCIQDDHIIDARDIDGRIVDLASINDQPVGLNKDEVGTLNDNMSTPTVPNETERFICGRLDDLPRSSDPTLNISWDKKDVADRTFIRRSDDVDDLKLSNETSLSAGEWADSLTNINIGDLLSGVSQDVDPNCIDTPLAEGIQCLQQIPFSCDSFDAAIAAHISRQQDKTVSQPTLASHVSSIWDAEETCDAFSFQKNPVILQEVPSSSPFSSLQGYKHIARTYSMESSHMAEELLSDSPPEDHNQGDPMDECQSDPQISETKDLNELADIYWPDSLGPLDLDLPSTNKYHSEDLILGDSLSSLNRLIASSLDAFQNCSFFGLDKKESSTFNS from the exons atgcAGACAGATTCAATACTCTCCTCCAACTCGGAGACACATCTTCTTTCGGAGACTATCATTGCTCATGTTGGAGATCAGGGCATTGCAGCATCAACTCCTGATCGTGTCATAGAACCCCTGCCTG CCAAAAGGCCTACTCGACAATGGGCTGCTTGGACACGTGAAGAGGAGGAAAGTTTCTTCACTGCATTACGGCAAGTTGGAAAG aattttgaaaagatcACTTGCCATGTCCAAAGCAAAAACAAGGACCAG GTCAGACACTACTATTACCGTCTAGTGAGGCGTATGAATAAGCTGTTGGCTCCTGGATTATGTCTGGATGCAAAAAATTCCAAGGATACTAATGCTGCAATGCTCAGATG GTGGTCATTACTGGAAAAATACAGTTGCAAAGCTTCAAAGCTTCACCTGAAACCCCGACGTTTTAAGATTTTTGTTGAAGCCTTG GAGCATCAACTTTTGAAAGATCGGAAGAAGACTGTAAGAAAACGTCCATTGCAGGGAGAAAACTGCCCTCCACCCATGCCAAATGCTGTCTCTAATCAGAGTAGAGCTTTAGGGCATGACGGGCGTGCAGTTAAATTAGTCTTAGTTGACACTCAAAACATTCCAAAATTGGGCCATAGGAAAACTGCATCAAGATGCAATGTGAATGTTGGTATTAACCGTGGAAACAACGGTGGATATCCCACAGTCCTTAAACCATCAAGGCCGAGAAGAAAATCAG GTGTATCATCAGCTGCAtataaaaaatgggaaaaagcTGCAATAGCAGGCGTTTCTTTGGTTGCTGATGCTGCCGAGCATTTAGAGCGCACTATTACAAACAGAGATGTTTTACATAATCAAAATACTGTAG GGGAAAAGAATTCTGATCCTGCTGGGAGCCCCTTGCTGCTTTTGGCTCCTCTTCAGCCAAATTCCTTGATTGATGTTGCCAATACAAAGCTGAAGCTTCAGCTATTCCCAGTTGATGATGGTACTCGTAGAGCCTTGGAATTG GACAAACACAATCCACACTTGGAGCTCACTCTTAGTACTCGCAAGAAAATCTCATCAGTTTTAGAGCATCTAAGTCGCAAATGGGGTAATTCAAGTGCTGCTCATGGAGCGCTTATGCTTTTTCCTTACAGTATGCAGAAAAAATGCCTGGCAGAATGTCAGAGATGGACACAGGACTCCTTTGAGAGTGCGGGTGACGTCTATGCAGCAATAGGAAGGCCTCAAGTTTTTCGTTtaag GTATGGTTGGTGTTCCAATACAGAACATGGGTCTCCTGAATTACAGACATCCGTGCCAGCATACTGCATTCAAGATGATCATATTATAGATGCCAGGGATATCGACGGACGGATTGTGGATTTAGCATCAATCAATGATCAACCTGTAGGTCTTAATAAGGATGAAGTAGGTACATTGAATGATAATATGTCAACTCCTACTGTGCCCAATGAGACAGAAAGGTTCATATGTGGACGTCTGGATGATCTTCCAAGGTCCTCTGATCCTACTTTAAACATATCATGGGATAAAAAAGATGTTGCTGATAGAACCTTCATCCGACGATCTGATGATGTg GATGACCTGAAGTTAAGCAATGAAACTTCCTTATCAGCCGGAGAGTGGGCTGACAGCCTTACAAATATAAACATTGGAGACCTACTCTCAGGAGTTTCTCAGGATGTGGATCCCAACTGCATTGACACACCTCTTGCGGAAGGCATCCAGTGTCTTCAACAGATCCCATTCAGCTGTGATTCATTTGATGCTGCAATTGCTGCTCATATATCCAGACAGCAAGACAAGACAGTTTCTCAACCAACTTTGGCGTCTCATGTATCCTCCATATGGGACGCTGAAGAGACATGCGATGCCTTCTCATTTCAAAAGAATCCAGTTATCCTTCAAGAGGTTCCTAGTTCATCCCCTTTCTCTTCTTTACAAGGTTACAAACATATTGCTCGAACCTACTCCATGGAATCCAGCCACATGGCCGAG GAATTACTATCAGACAGCCCTCCAGAAGATCACAATCAAGGAGACCCGATGGACGAGTGTCAGTCTGATCCACAGATCTCGGAGACAAAAGATCTCAATGAGCTAGCTGACATCTATTGG CCTGATTCTCTAGGCCcgttggatttggatttgccATCTACTAACAAGTACCATAGCGAAGATCTAATTTTAGGCGATAGCCTTAGCAGCTTGAACCGTTTGATAGCAAGCAGCTTGGATGCATTTCAAAATTGCTCCTTTTTCGGTTTGGACAAGAAGGAATCATCAACATTCAACAGCTGA
- the LOC111800176 gene encoding cell division control protein 48 homolog D-like, whose product MANQAESSDSKGTKRDFSTAILERKKAPNRLVVDEAINDDNSVVALHPDTMEKLQLFRGDTILIKGKKRKDTICIALADDTCDEPKIRMNKVVRSNLRVRLGDVVSVHQCADVKYGKRVHILPVDDTIEGVTGNLFDAYLKPYFLEAYRPLRKGDLFLVRGGMRSVEFKVIETDPAEYCVVAPDTEIFCEGEPVKREDEDRLDEVGYDDVGGXDCILQSTRQLLSTR is encoded by the exons ATGGCAAATCAAGCTGAATCGTCAGACTC CAAAGGTACGAAGAGAGACTTCAGTACCGCCATTTTGGAGCGGAAGAAAGCCCCAAATCGGCTTGTTGTCGATGAAGCAATCAACGATGATAACTCGGTGGTCGCGCTTCATCCTGATACCATGGAGAAGCTTCAACTCTTCCGTGGGGATACGATCCTCATCAAG GGTAAGAAGAGAAAGGACACAATATGCATTGCTCTAGCTGATGATACATGTGATGAGCCTAAAATAAGGATGAACAAGGTTGTGAGAAGCAATCTTAGGGTTAGGCTTGGTGATGTTGTCTCTGTGCACCAATGTGCTGATGTTAAGTATGGAAAGCGTGTACATATTCTTCCTGTGGATGATACCATTGAAGGAGTTACTGGAAACCTTTTTGATGCGTATTTAAAAC CCTATTTCTTGGAGGCATATCGTCCCTTGAGGAAGGGTGATCTCTTCCTTGTGAGAGGGGGAATGAGGAGTGTAGAGTTCAAGGTTATTGAGACCGATCCAGCTGAATACTGTGTGGTAGCCCCAGACACTGAGATCTTTTGTGAAGGAGAGCCTGTGAAAAGGGAGGATGAGGATAGATTAGATGAAGTTGGTTATGATGATGTTGGTGGANGTGATTGCATATTGCAGTCGACACGACAATTATTGAGTACACGTTAA
- the LOC111800178 gene encoding cell division control protein 48 homolog D-like, with protein MANQAESSDSKGTKRDFSTAILERKKAPNRLVVDEAINDDNSVVALHPDTMEKLQLFRGDTILIKGKKRKDTICIALADDTCDEPKIRMNKVVRSNLRVRLGDVVSVHQCADVKYGKRVHILPVDDTIEGVTGNLFDAYLKPYFLEAYRPLRKGDLFLVRGGMRSVEFKVIETDPAEYCVVAPDTEIFCEGEPVKREDEDRLDEVGYDDVGGVRKQMAQIRELVELPLRHPQLFKSIGVKPPKGILLYGPPGSGKTLIARAVANETGAFFFCINGPEIMSKLAGESESNLRKAFEEAEKNAPSIIFIDEIDSIAPKREKTNGEVERRIVSQLLTLMDGLKSRAHVIVIGATNRPNSIDPALRRFGRFDREIDIGVPDEVGRLEVLRIHTKNMKLAEEVDLERIAYSYHNFDRKISPSDSLCLTLRIC; from the exons ATGGCAAATCAAGCTGAATCGTCAGACTC CAAAGGTACGAAGAGAGACTTCAGTACCGCCATTTTGGAGCGGAAGAAAGCCCCAAATCGGCTTGTTGTCGATGAAGCAATCAACGATGATAACTCGGTGGTCGCGCTTCATCCTGATACCATGGAGAAGCTTCAACTCTTCCGTGGGGATACGATCCTCATCAAG GGTAAGAAGAGAAAGGACACAATATGCATTGCTCTAGCTGATGATACATGTGATGAGCCTAAAATAAGGATGAACAAGGTTGTGAGAAGCAATCTTAGGGTTAGGCTTGGTGATGTTGTCTCTGTGCACCAATGTGCTGATGTTAAGTATGGAAAGCGTGTACATATTCTTCCTGTGGATGATACCATTGAAGGAGTTACTGGAAACCTTTTTGATGCGTATTTAAAAC CCTATTTCTTGGAGGCATATCGTCCCTTGAGGAAGGGTGATCTCTTCCTTGTGAGAGGGGGAATGAGGAGTGTAGAGTTCAAGGTTATTGAGACCGATCCAGCTGAATACTGTGTGGTAGCCCCAGACACTGAGATCTTTTGTGAAGGAGAGCCTGTGAAAAGGGAGGATGAGGATAGATTAGATGAAGTTGGTTATGATGATGTTGGTGGAGTTAGGAAACAAATGGCTCAGATTCGTGAATTGGTCGAGCTGCCATTGAGGCATCCACAGCTATTTAAATCAATTGGTGTGAAGCCGCCCAAGGGAATTTTGCTGTATGGACCACCTGGTTCAGGTAAGACTTTGATTGCACGTGCTGTTGCCAACGAAACTGGTGCATTTTTCTTCTGTATCAATGGACCTGAAATCATGTCAAAGTTGGCTGGTGAAAGTGAAAGCAACCTCAGAAAAGCTTTTGAGGAAGCAGAAAAGAATGCGCCATctattattttcattgatGAAATTGATTCAATTGCTCCCAAGCGAGAGAAGACCAATGGGGAAGTTGAGCGAAGAATTGTCTCACAGCTACTGACACTCATGGATGGATTGAAGTCTCGTGCACATGTCATTGTGATTGGTGCTACAAATCGACCCAACAGCATTGACCCAGCTCTGAGAAGATTTGGAAGATTTGATAGGGAAATAGATATTGGTGTGCCTGATGAAGTTGGGCGTCTAGAAGTTCTACGCATTCATACTAAGAACATGAAGCTTGCTGAAGAA GTTGATTTAGAGAGGATTGCNTATTCG TATCACAACTTCGACCGGAAAATCTCTCCTTCTGATTCTCTTTGCCTGACCCTCCGTATCTGTTGA
- the LOC111799636 gene encoding cell division control protein 48 homolog D-like, with amino-acid sequence MANQAESSDSKGTKRDFSTAILERKKAPNRLVVDEAINDDNSVVALHPDTMEKLQLFRGDTILIKGKKRKDTICIALADDTCDEPKIRMNKVVRSNLRVRLGDVVSVHQCADVKYGKRVHILPVDDTIEGVTGNLFDAYLKPYFLEAYRPLRKGDLFLVRGGMRSVEFKVIETDPAEYCVVAPDTEIFCEGEPVKREDEDRLDEVGYDDVGGVRKQMAQIRELVELPLRHPQLFKSIGVKPPKGILLYGPPGSGKTLIARAVANETGAFFFCINGPEIMSKLAGESESNLRKAFEEAEKNAPSIIFIDEIDSIAPKREKTNGEVERRIVSQLLTLMDGLKSRAHVIVIGATNRPNSIDPALRRFGRFDREIDIGVPDEVGRLEVLRIHTKNMKLAEEVDLERIAKDTHGYVGADLAALCTEAALQCIREKMDVIDLEDDSIDAEILNSMAVTNEHFQTALGTSNPSALRETVVEVPNVSWEDIGGLENVKRELQETVQYPVEHPEKFEKFGMSPSKGVLFYGPPGCGKTLLAKAIANECQANFISVKGPELLTMWFGESEANVREIFDKARQSAPCVLFFDELDSIATQRGSSVGDAGGAADRVLNQLLTEMDGMSAKKTVFIIGATNRPDIIDPALLRPGRLDQLIYIPLPDEESRLQIFKACLRKSPISKDVELRALAKYTQGFSGADITEICQRACKYAIRENIEKDIEKERRKSENPEAMEEDADDEVAEIKAAHFEESMKYARRSVSDADIRKYQAFAQTLQQSRGFGAEFRFSEQSSGPTASDPFATSAGGADEDDLYN; translated from the exons ATGGCAAATCAAGCTGAATCGTCAGACTC CAAAGGTACGAAGAGAGACTTCAGTACCGCCATTTTGGAGCGGAAGAAAGCCCCAAATCGGCTTGTTGTCGATGAAGCAATCAACGATGATAACTCGGTGGTCGCGCTTCATCCTGATACCATGGAGAAGCTTCAACTCTTCCGTGGGGATACGATCCTCATCAAG GGTAAGAAGAGAAAGGACACAATATGCATTGCTCTAGCTGATGATACATGTGATGAGCCTAAAATAAGGATGAACAAGGTTGTGAGAAGCAATCTTAGGGTTAGGCTTGGTGATGTTGTCTCTGTGCACCAATGTGCTGATGTTAAGTATGGAAAGCGTGTACATATTCTTCCTGTGGATGATACCATTGAAGGAGTTACTGGAAACCTTTTTGATGCGTATTTAAAAC CCTATTTCTTGGAGGCATATCGTCCCTTGAGGAAGGGTGATCTCTTCCTTGTGAGAGGGGGAATGAGGAGTGTAGAGTTCAAGGTTATTGAGACCGATCCAGCTGAATACTGTGTGGTAGCCCCAGACACTGAGATCTTTTGTGAAGGAGAGCCTGTGAAAAGGGAGGATGAGGATAGATTAGATGAAGTTGGTTATGATGATGTTGGTGGAGTTAGGAAACAAATGGCTCAGATTCGTGAATTGGTCGAGCTGCCATTGAGGCATCCACAGCTATTTAAATCAATTGGTGTGAAGCCGCCCAAGGGAATTTTGCTGTATGGACCACCTGGTTCAGGTAAGACTTTGATTGCACGTGCTGTTGCCAACGAAACTGGTGCATTTTTCTTCTGTATCAATGGACCTGAAATCATGTCAAAGTTGGCTGGTGAAAGTGAAAGCAACCTCAGAAAAGCTTTTGAGGAAGCAGAAAAGAATGCGCCATctattattttcattgatGAAATTGATTCAATTGCTCCCAAGCGAGAGAAGACCAATGGGGAAGTTGAGCGAAGAATTGTCTCACAGCTACTGACACTCATGGATGGATTGAAGTCTCGTGCACATGTCATTGTGATTGGTGCTACAAATCGACCCAACAGCATTGACCCAGCTCTGAGAAGATTTGGAAGATTTGATAGGGAAATAGATATTGGTGTGCCTGATGAAGTTGGGCGTCTAGAAGTTCTACGCATTCATACTAAGAACATGAAGCTTGCTGAAGAA GTTGATTTAGAGAGGATTGCCAAAGATACACATGGCTACGTTGGTGCTGATTTGGCCGCTCTCTGTACCGAGGCTGCTCTTCAATGTATTAGAGAGAAGATGGACGTAATAGACTTGGAAGACGACTCTATCGATGCTGAGATACTCAACTCAATGGCAGTTACAAATGAGCATTTCCAGACAGCTCTTGGAACCAGCAACCCGTCAGCTCTTCGTGAAACA GTTGTTGAAGTTCCTAATGTTTCATGGGAGGACATTGGAGGTCTTGAGAATGTTAAAAGGGAGCTTCAAGAG ACGGTTCAATATCCCGTCGAACACCCtgagaaatttgagaaattcGGGATGTCGCCCTCAAAAGGAGTTCTTTTCTATGGCCCTCCTGGATGTGGAAAGACTCTTCTGGCGAAGGCTATTGCAAATGAATGTCAAGCAAACTTCATTAGTGTCAAGGGTCCAGAGTTGCTCACTATGTGGTTTGGAGAAAGTGAGGCCAATGTTCGTGAAATCTTCGACAAGGCCCGCCAGTCTGCTCCTTGTGTCTTGTTCTTTGATGAACTCGACTCAATCGCTACCCAA AGGGGTAGTAGCGTTGGGGATGCTGGAGGTGCTGCTGATCGTGTACTGAACCAACTTCTCACAGAAATGGATGGAATGTCAGCAAAGAAGACTGTTTTCATCATCGGTGCCACCAACAGACCAGACATCATAGATCCCGCTCTGTTACGTCCTGGACGTCTCGATCAGTTAATTTATATTCCTCTTCCTGACGAAGAATCTcgccttcaaattttcaaggcTTGCTTGAGAAAATCTCCAATCTCCAAAGATGTAGAACTCAGAGCCCTTGCCAAGTACACTCAAGGCTTCAGTGGTGCTGATATCACAGAGATCTGTCAGCGTGCCTGCAAATATGCTATCAGAGAGAACATTGagaag GATATTGAGAAGGAGAGGAGGAAAAGCGAGAACCCGGAGGCCATGGAGGAGGATGCAGATGACGAAGTGGCCGAGATCAAAGCTGCTCACTTTGAGGAATCTATGAAGTATGCACGAAGGAGTGTGAGCGATGCTGACATCCGCAAATACCAGGCATTTGCACAAACACTTCAGCAGTCTAGAGGCTTTGGAGCCGAGTTCAGGTTCTCGGAGCAGAGCTCGGGACCGACTGCATCTGACCCATTTGCAACTTCAGCTGGTGGGGCTGATGAAGATGACCTCTACAACTAG